The DNA window ATGTACCTGTGTACGCTCCAGCCAAAGCACACCTATAGGTAGCCCTAATGCAAATTTTGAGTATGCTGGTCTACCGCTGCGGAGGTGGTGACAGTTGGGCAATGATTACATTTCGTGTAAATTACCTGTGGCTGATGTCGCTGTAGTGCAGTGAACTAAAAATGGCAGATCACCAACAGCCTAACAAAAGGATAAGGTGTGCTGCTGTGAAAAAGCAGCTAGTCTGTGTATTGTATTAGTTTTGTAGTgaatagtaaattattatttttttccacatgaTATATGTCATGCAATCAGATGGTCAGGTTATCATACAGTTAAGCCTTCTGagataaatatatgtattcttCTACTATTAGTAGAAATACTTGCAGAGTCTGCTCTTACTAGCATGCATATTTacacattgaaaatgtattctggCATGCGTTTTCATGTACTATACATAATGTGATCTCTTGCAGCTCATATGTGGTACGTGCGATTTGTAGCATTTTCCCATTTATTCCTGTGGAAAAATGCTCCAGTGAGCAGCGCACAACATTTTCTTGAAGCACATTGCATTTCTGCTTAGTGGCAATATTTGTACCAGATAATGTGGATGGGTAGTGGAAGccacagaaatggaaaaggaaccATATAGAGACCACAGCCAGGACAAATTGCACAGCTAGCATTGTTTACCATCCTGTAGGTTACTGATTAGCAAACCTAGTTGTAATTGAGGCATGCAGACAAtttaacactggtcaacaaatttAGTGAGGTGATAACCACAGCTTGTCAACTTTAACCAATGCTATGTACACTTGGAGGCAGATGTTTACCTTGTAAACACCGAGGCTCACCTACTTCTGGGCTCTTGCATAGAAATCTTCTTAGGGAGGCGATGTGGGATGGAAATCACTTCCTCCTTCACAAAGTAGGAAAGTCTTGACTTGTCCATTAGTAAAACCCATCTGcataagggccatttcagacggATGGTAAGCAATCTGGCGTGGTATCAACTGCTGTCCCAACTCCTATTCAAGTGATTCGGAGAGGTTGGACTTTATAATTTTAGTTATTGTTAAGATGATTGTTAAGATGATCAACATACCAGCTAGACTGGAGCTCAAGGAGGGCATATTTGCTAAACAAATGCATTCCTTTAGGAATATTGTTTCTGTGTATTGTCACATATCAGAAATGTATTCCTGCAGACTGTAAGTTACTATAAGGTCCACTGAGACACATATGGGCCATCTGTAATATACACCCTATTGCCAATCAGATTCTTTGTGCATGATGACCAGATTGCTATGCCATCTGTGTATAAATTTGACATCTGTAAGCAACCTTTCTACTATAATAACACTGTATTGAAAGACTGCTTGGACACATGACTGAAATCTAATTCTTTACACTTGTGATTGCAGCAATCGTGGAGCAGTCTCAGCAGGCATACCAGGATGCTTTCGACATCAGCAAGATGGAGATGCAACCAACACATCCCATAAGGCTGGGCCTGGCTTTGAACTTCTCAGTCTTCTATTATGAGATCCTGAACTCCCCGGAAAAGGCGTGCTCTCTGGCAAAAACCGTAAGTTCCTAACCAGATCGTTATGTTTCATGTGTATGAGGCATTTTATTGGTTTGAGGCATTTCAATGGTTTGTGGAtttaccaacactttttttttttttttttttaaggccttTGACGAAGCTATTGCCGAACTCGACACCCTGAGCGAAGAATCATACAAAGACAGCACATTAATAATGCAATTACTGAGAGACAATTTGACAGTAAGTGTGCATTAAATTGTTCAGAAATGATAGATCTCATTTGTGGTGGGAGAGTGAAACAAGCTTTGTTGAACATAAGTCACTGTACCATGTGTGGTCATCATGCCATATATCAggcatttccatttatttctccAGACTTTCAAAATTCCCTGAGGCTGTTGGGTGCTGCCATATTGGGTGTGATATTGTCATTCTTAGCAGACCTGGAGCTGTCTCTCAAGTGAGACTAATAGTATTGTCTTTTCCTCCTGCCCCAGCAGTTTATGTACAATCCCAGAAAAAAGAATTGTGATGTGAAAAAAGTAGTGGGCCATGGAATTGACTCTTTCAGGAGTAGTTAAATTTACTTTCAgatcattttatcattattttcacGGGGTGATCTTGCTAGAAACACACACTTGCCAAaactatttatgaaaaaaacagcattgttgGCTCAGGATAAGCATACAAGCATGCGCCTAACTTAGAGGGGGAATTGGGAAGCATGTAACTAATAGGAATACTGTAAGTTATCAGCTAGAAAGtaggaatatacatatatagtatggGTAAGTGATAGCTAGTGAACAGTGATCAGTTACACTTCGAAATCCACAACTTCTTGTTTAAGCTAGCTTTCAGctattaaaatgcatgttttgttttggatattaCAGTGTTTGGAAAAGTACAAATACTGTCTGTCTTCTGATTGCAGATATTACCTGCAGTACTACCTGCTGGTGAAATCTGGTCTTGCAGCAACCTAAATTTGCCCTTAAAATCTTTTCCATGAGATTATATCAGTTGCAGGGAAAGACTGTACCAAGGGTCTGGCAGCTtgaattttccttcacttcctgtctggtaaaatcaTGGTCACCAGAACAGAGGGTGAGGGTAATCTGAGCTATAAGTATCAGATATAGCTAAAAGTGCCCGAGAGagactaggccatttcaggggtgggcgggagtacattaggctggactctgagtcccgccgcAATGGCTTTCTCCCAACACCAGGGAAcaccctgaagtgaaattcctcttctccatatgcattgcaggggagagggatttcccttcagggagccttccctatttaccgcgccggcAGAATATCAACACCAGCACATAGGCTAGCAACAGCAAGcaggcagcaccggagctccagtagttcctaaggCCCCCTGGCTGATCCTGCTGAAGCCGtaggttgctggccggcattagacCAGATCGGCCCAGGTGCCATTAATAGGGAACGAACCACTGGCTAGGCCGGATCTgccctaaaggccggagtttgccgacccctgccctaatAAAATCAACATAGCATGGGTGCAGTGCTAGAAAACAGGAAGGGATTTGACTGGTAGAAGAGTTCTATTCCAATAAACCTGTGGGTCGCTGCATTCCAGGCCTGTTAGGGGAGAAATGTGTGGGCCACCATTGCTGCGTTCCTAAAAATGCTAACTGCAAAGCTGTCTCTGGCTTAAGGATTTGTCATGGCCCCAGTAAAAGCGAGTCAGTAACCCTCATTTGAGCCAGGGGTTGAGCATGGCAGCCAGGGATTTAGTATTTTGAGAAGGATATTTGTCATATGCAAGTTATTAGTGCAGCTTTTGATTAAAATATCCAGCAAAGTGTATAAATGAACATGAAGTGATATGTCCAATGTCAGGATCTCAATAGACAGGTGAGGCCTTGATGCTTGGAGGCAGAAGGTGGTCTGGGCTTAATTTCAACCCAAAGGGAAGTCAAGGCCCTGGATTTGCATTTTCCTCTAATATTGTTTTGAATACACAGTTTGACAGATGTGACAGGTTCACTAGAATTATGTACGGTATGCAAATCTGCTgaactttcccttttctttccttccagTTGTGGACATCAGACACTCAAGGAGACGAAGGTGAAGCAGGAGATTGCCCCGGAGAGAATTAATCAGCCTTCCTTTTCTGTCTGCCTCATTCTAAAATTTCCACAATAGACCATTGTCATCCTTACTGTCCCacataggtttattttttttttttttttgtttacaattatGAAAGGTTTATGTTACTTCTATTTGGATTTCTATATTTCCCATGTGGTTTTGTGTTAAATAGGGAGTAGGGCCAGTTAACATTTTGGGGAGTCATTTTTTTTCCCAGCCTCATAATGTGACCAGTATGGGGAATATGGAATTTTTATACAGGTTTTAAATGTTTGGCACAGTACTTCTGGTACATCGTAGGTTACCACAGGGCCCAATGTTGAAGAAAATTCCCGTGTTTACTCAAGGTGACCAACTTGTGTATCGTAACTGCAAAAATAAGGGGGGCCATTTGGTTGGTGCTGTGGGCCTTTAGCACAGCCATACGTATCCATTGAGTGATTCCTGTGATAGCCAATCAAAGTCACGAGTGCAAAACGGTTCACATTCCATTCTCCTCACGGTTTAGCTAACGTTTGCTTTTGTTTGTTGCTATTctccattttatttgtatttaaattgtttaaaacaacCTAAGatcaaaaaagagagaaaagtacTTGATACATTAAAGTTGCATAAATGCTTGGTATCCATTATGTCACCATATATCaagcacagcagaaaaaaaagaaaacccatatatttaacttttagttttattttttgtttttgatacttGCCTAACATGCATGTGgctgtaaaaatacaatacaatatagttAGCAGGGGGAAATAACTTGAGATGATGGCTAGCTTTGTTTAATGTCTTAcaaaaaattttcatgaacaaTCCAAGCATAATTGTTAAAGAACATGTGTAATAAGTTGATGTAAGTGGAATAAAAGTTTTATGAATGGACTTTTCAACTACTAAAACTGTggttataaatgtatatgttgtttgtttttactgaATCTGGCGGGTTAAGAGCTTTGTGTGTGTGAATCAAGGTGACAACGTCATGATTGGCCCAACGTACCCAGGCCACCTTTATAATTGTGTTGCCATGCCCTGCTAGACTGGTTGGCAAGATTACTCACAAATACTCATTGTTCTTACTGGGGAAAGCAtgttaaagctgacctccagacAGTTATTGGGCAATGATTAGCAAACCTGTTTAATCATTAATCCATCattaaatttatctttaaaagaaaaccatGCAAGttcctgaatttgacctggtatcggCCTCTGTAGTGCATATATTGCAGGGCTAGAGTGTGAGAAAAATGGTAAAAGAAACCAATCAGTACCAATATGAAGCACTGACTGAGAAGAGTAGCTTCTCTTTTAATTACCAGTCAAAGACTGGGGAAGGTCCATGGTCATCAGACTATGgacaacccagaaattttttttttaagctgagtgagaagaaattgtaggcgagtgacagcccctgtgttgtgacccaacttatgagtaacaacccaaaaacagcccggtggttgctgaaaagtgccctATGCTGCACCTAGTttaaaggggttggggagaacactagtGACAGGAAAAATGCGGACTGACTACTCCGGATTGAAGTAGAAAGCTGGATTTGTGTtttcatatttaaagcagaactaggctttcaaaacaaaacaaaacaaaaaaaaattgtaacttatTGTAGAAGGTAGAGGTGATGtctctacaataaaataaatactcctTCCTGATTGCAATTTGTTACACTCCCCTATTCTGGCTGGGTCAGGTGCTACCATTTTATTGGGCCCTTTACTGGAATAACGTAACTGTTCATGCGTGCAGGAAATCATTCAGTCCTGGACCCAGCATATCCCAACATCCCACTGTTACTGCACATTATAGAGTGTTCTCTTCTGAATCAGAACTATAGTTCAGATTTAAATTGGctgttctattttattatattgtggaGTTTGCTTAATATCAAAgtgacctataaaaaaaaaaaaatcagtgatatCTGAAGCCGAATTATTTCTTCTTCGGGTCTCCAATGATAAAAAGCCCAATCTGCAACAGTTGTGGATGTGCCTAGTAAATGGTCTGATATGGGCAGTTTGGATGGATGTTCACTACATGGTATTTGATGTATTAATTGGTCCAGTTGGGATATCTCTCACCTTTAAGTGGCCTTTAGATTGATAACAGAGAAGGTCTTAAAATATAGTCGGTACCTACTTGAAGTTGAGACATTTcaacattaaatattataaatcaatAGAACACTTTACCATTTGCAGATGTTGGGCTCTAATCATCGTCTTCTATCTTTGAATTCTGCTGTGAAAGAGACCCGAATTGCAGGGAGATCAGAGAACACCCCAGAACAAGTACTCCTAAACTTTTTAAATCTGAgcaccaaaaaaaaggaaatgaccaGATTGGCACACAGGAAATTAATTTGTTAAAACATCTGCAAAGACCAAGAGATGCCATTTAAACACAGCAGAATGGTCATGATTCCATGACTAATAATTGTCATCCGTTTACTCTCAAGCTTTTAACCCCTTTGATTACAAGACCCTTAAAAAATCTCCCTATCTCTTCCTTTTTCTAGGAACAATTTAGCCTTAAGTCTCAAAAACCTAACCTGCAAGTGCACTGCTGGGGATGCCTTGCAGTTCAGGAAGATACACAGCAAAGCCTCTACATTTATCCATGTAGGTTTATACTGGGGAAGACTGGCTTCTTATCATTCCCATTGCCTCGCATGGGCATTGCAGGTCATGCATTATGACTAACAGCACAAACACACATGGGGGAACTAGATCTTGGTAACTTTAAATCTGCTAGATTCACTGAACCCAAGCAGCACATCCACAGACCACAGATTTCCATGTCATCCCCAGTCATTATTTCACAGAAACAGTTTCCGTGCCTGCTCTCCATAGTTCAAGAAACTTTAATTGGAGACCTGCACTGTGCTGATTTGCATAGCGTGACCCAGTTTTGTGTCTTGATCTTTTCTTGTGCATATGACAGGGATGCACGTAAGCAGGTTAGGTATTACACATAATGCAAAGTCACACAGGTGGGACACACTTTCTCCTCCCTCCTGTTCTTTGCTATTTGTGGTTGTCTCTGatctagaacaagtatgcagtaAATATAGGATGAACAGCTGATCTGTTCCAGGTCATTAGAGCAGCATAACAAGCAGGaaactattaaatataaaaaaaacattggacgCTGCTGACATCTAAAAATGCCAACTTGCCAGCACCTATACAAGATAGTTATGGTGAGATGCTTACACAGATTACTTGATTGATGTGTATGGCCCATGGGGACTTCAGGTGCCATAATTGTGCTTGGCCCATCTCTCCTACCTACTAGGCTTTACTATTGGCTCATTACTGTGATGGACAGCGTTTGTAACTTATTGTGGGTCAGCTATTGCCAGAGCATTATTCCTTTACCCTCAGTATAAGAGCAGTAtaaccccctggcggtattctcgagtgtggcttggggtgatttttatgtaccaaaagcggtaatcctgagccacactcgtgctggaaaaaaaaagctacctGCTCCCCTCAATCCAGTGGCGTCCTTAGCTGTCCCTGGCTTGCttttcacagtaaaaaagttaaaaaataaatccaaaagtttattctaatattgtacccttgtttggacaaattttaaaatgttttaaatttttaaaattattaaattcatttttttataattattatattttaatttattaattgtgtttcaaacttatacccgggagttattcctaacaattacaggcctcGAATAttaaatttccacacaaaacaatataccgcttttgacataaaaatacagacatattcagactgccagggaggctAAAGAGTTTCCCTGAGCTGGAAGAAATTTGTACTGTAAAGctgaataaaagacaaaaatgatcATCCAATATGGATGTTTATAGCTTTGGGGAAAACTCATATCTCTACATTTATGTAAGTTAATGATAATGATTTAGAGACCAGACTGTGTAAATAAGACCAGGCACCACCTAGTAGCCCATAGGATGGACCATTGAGCCACAGTACAAATTCTTGTGTAGCAACAGAGAATGAACTCAACATTGCTTAAGTTTGTCTTCCCAGTACCACAACCAAGGgtctattttattcatatttaaagatGTTTTCACGTATTCTGTATCATAGTTTTCTAGCACAGATACAGCTATGGAGCCATTTATCCAGTTTACATAATTCTGCTTCAAGCTTGCTACATCTCATCAATGCAAGATATGGGAACTGCCTTCTTCAAAGTGGAATTTAGGAAGCAACTATACAAAGTCAATTCAAGCTATGATAATGCTAAGAGGAACTAACCAGCTCTGCAGTGAAATCTAAAGAATTACAACACTGCAGTCTTCTGAACACAAACATTACTTCCTCAAAACCAAAGCTGAAGAATTCCTGGGGATTGTCATGCTTGTGGGTGTTTTGTTGAAAAACATGCTTTGTAAGCTGGTAAAATGTGAGGCTTTCATTATTTAAACATTCCTCATATATGTGTCTGTGCTGCCATCAGTTGGTGTGCTATATCTTGTCAGAGATCTGCCGTTTTAGGACATCTGGCCCGGTCTAATTTCCCAGATATACCATACTTCCTTCTGTCCCTGAGGATTTCCAGTGGACAGCGCTGTATAGGCCCGCTGTATTCCATTGGGAAGATGTAGAAGCAGCAAGAGCCTTTCAGTTTGGCTTCAGTTCTCTTTTTAAGAAAGGACATAGGAGCGGAGATCAAAGTTACAGGGAGATAAGAGCattttctcctttcactgtccagtatCTACAACAGGTGAATTTTTCCTAAGGAAGAGAACCACTTGAACAGTGGCCACTGCAACAGGAGTCCTCAAAAAAAGATTTCCCCTCTAGTCCTGATTTGATGACATCCTAAATTATTACAATTTcctctatttataataataatgactttaGAACAAAAAGCGTGCATCTCTCCAGCATTGACACAGgcagcaatgaaaacctgacagtGGTTCTATCCCTTCCAttctcaaaaacaaaaagttttgacttAAGATGCACTTTAATtgctattagttttttttgttttttgctacactgtactttttttttcccctaggccagctagcttgcgAAAAAATGTGAGGGCGGCAATGATTATAGTGGAATGTCACTGGTGGGAGCCGTGATGGTTGTGGCCAGAACAGCCCTATGCTAAGCACAT is part of the Pyxicephalus adspersus unplaced genomic scaffold, UCB_Pads_2.0 Sca236, whole genome shotgun sequence genome and encodes:
- the LOC140344948 gene encoding 14-3-3 protein zeta-like → MEMQPTHPIRLGLALNFSVFYYEILNSPEKACSLAKTAFDEAIAELDTLSEESYKDSTLIMQLLRDNLTLWTSDTQGDEGEAGDCPGEN